The following coding sequences lie in one Fusarium poae strain DAOMC 252244 chromosome 1, whole genome shotgun sequence genomic window:
- a CDS encoding hypothetical protein (TransMembrane:12 (i50-66o86-110i131-159o179-199i206-224o248-268i289-307o342-365i386-404o410-436i468-487o499-518i)) — MANRYELDEMAASKRARPTVEDVSQFSNQDHMDSAQLNMLGKKSVLKRNFGGWTILGFSCAVLVTWEGTLMNFAPGLTNGGSAGIIYGFIFVWIGVLSSFATLCELVSIAPMAAGQYHWVAMLAPPRYSKYLSYITGWMNFAGWQGTSAAAGFLTATMIQGLVIFTRPDYDAQTWHGTLLIWACILVAIIINTVVSALLPILEGMILILHLIGFFAILITLLVFRDNDNGTEVFTEWRNGGEWPTQGLSWFVGLLGCVFSFTGVDCSFHMCEEVRNPSLVVPRSIMGSITINGLLGFGMIIAMLYSATDIDAAVESPTGYPFMEIFYQATGSVNGTAGMASLIVLMTLSATVGVIASTSRMLWAFSRDNAMPFSGTLSKVEPRTNMPVWSISITCLISCLIGLINLGSEVVYNAIISVAISGLYASYFVPAILLLYRRCDKDYKIRNIAGNGQVLEWGPWHLKGMVGIANNIFACIFIFIVWFFSLWPPQTPVDAATMNYAPLMTGGVAILATVYYFLFANKVYVGPKVEI; from the exons ATGGCGAATCGATATGAACTTGACGAAATGGCTGCCAGCAAGCGTGCTCGACCTACGGTGGAAGATGTCTCACAATTCAGTAACCAAGACCATATGGATAGCGCTCAATTGAACATGCTGGGAAAGAAGTCTGTACTCAAG AGAAACTTTGGAGGATGGACAATCCTAGGTTTCAGCTGCGCCGTCCTCGTAACATGGGAGGGAACCCTCATGAACTTCGCACCTGGCCTCACGAACGGTGGTAGCGCTGGTATAATCTACGGCTTCATCTTTGTCTGGATCGGTGTCCTCAGCTCTTTCGCGACCCTCTGCGAACTCGTGTCAATCGCCCCCATGGCAGCTGGCCAGTACCACTGGGTCGCCATGCTTGCCCCTCCTCGATACTCCAAATACCTTAGTTATATCACCGGATGGATGAACTTTGCAGGCTGGCAGGGAACCTCTGCAGCAGCTGGTTTCCTCACGGCGACAATGATACAAGGTCTTGTTATTTTTACGCGCCCCGATTACGATGCGCAGACGTGGCATGGTACACTCTTGATTTGGGCTTGCATCTTGGTTGCCATTATCATCAATACCGTTGTCAGCGCCCTGCTTCCTATTCTCGAGGGCATGATTTTGATCCTGCATCTCATCGGGTTCTTTGCCATTCTTATCACTCTTCTTGTTTTTCGAGACAACGACAACGGCACCGAAGTCTTTACAGAGTGGAGGAACGGCGGCGAGTGGCCTACCCAGGGCCTCTCTTGGTTCGTGGGATTGCTGGGTTGCGTCTTTTCTTTCACTGGCGTTGACTGCTCTTTCCAT ATGTGTGAAGAAGTCAGAAACCCTTCATTGGTGGTTCCTCGATCTATCATGGGCAGTATCACTATTAATGGCCTCTTGGGTTTCGGAATGATCATCGCCATGCTTTACAGCGCTACAGACATTGACGCAGCTGTCGAGTCTCCTACTGGGTATCCATTCATGGAGATCTTCTATCAAGCCACAGGATCCGTCAACGGAACAGCTGGAATGGCATCATTAATTGTCCTCATGACCCTATCAGCTACTGTTGGTGTTATTGCCTCAACATCACGTATGCTTTGGGCTTTTTCTCGCGATAACGCCATGCCTTTTTCAGGCACTCTATCAAAG GTGGAACCTCGAACCAACATGCCAGTCTGGTCCATCTCCATCACATGCCTTATTTCCTGCCTCATCGGTCTGATCAACCTCGGCTCAGAAGTCGTTTACAATGCCATCATTTCGGTTGCGATCTCTGGCCTTTACGCATCCTACTTTGTGCCCGCCATACTGCTTCTCTATCGACGCTGCGACAAAGATTACAAGATCAGAAATATTGCTGGTAATGGACAAGTTCTCGAATGGGGGCCTTGGCATCTCAAGGGCATGGTGGGTATCGCCAACAACATCTTTGCgtgcatcttcatcttcattgTTTGGTTCTTTAGCTTGTGGCCACCACAAACTCCAGTGGATGCTGCCACCATGAATTATGCTCCTTTGATGACTGGTGGAGTTGCTATTCTTGCTACTGTTTACTACTTTTTGTTTGCCAACAAGGTCTATGTTGGACCAAAGGTGGAAATTTAG
- a CDS encoding hypothetical protein (SECRETED:SignalP(1-17)~BUSCO:25129at5125) encodes MFFKTAFVAALLPSVFATKGKGPDKDGKYWLSGDGIKAAFIPYGASITNLLIDDQYGVSRDIVAGFDNATHYSIDEAHPHLGGVPGRYANRIRNSTFEIDGKDYHVKPNDNPTKESPDGADTLHGGPDGWDYRNFTVVSYTDSSITFSIVDPDGKEGFPGEVVSYVTYTLEGMDWDIKIVALATTKKTPIMLTSHTYWNLDGFANNETNTVSNHSLYMPYSGQRMDVDNILIPTGDIIANKKGSANDFWSKRKMIGDQENNEELKNNCGFNCTGYDNCYTVNRGQLGNYDWRTEGPVASLASSWSGIQVDIYSDQDAFQFYSCTQQKGDFPLKRTQGLKDNKDFPRTIPKYGCVVLEVQDYIDGINHPEWMRDEKQFFEPGGDPYVLQARYTFSLKGGEE; translated from the exons ATGTTCTTCAAGACTGCTTTCGTTGCCGCTCTCCTCCCTTCAGTCTTTGCGACCAAGGGCAAGGGTCCTGATAAGGATGGTAAATACTGGCTCTCCGGAGACGGTATCAAGGCTGCCTTTATCCCCTACGGCGCCTCCATCACCAACCTTTTGATCGATGATCAGTACGGTGTCTCCCGAGACATTGTTGCTGGCTTCGACaacgccacccactacagcATCGACGAGGCTCATCCTCATCTCGGCGGTGTCCCCGGACGATACGCCAACCGTATCCGAAACAGCACCTTTGAGATTGACGGCAAGGACTACCACGTCAAGCCCAACGACAACCCTACCAAAGAGTCTCCTGATGGCGCCGACACCCTCCACGGCGGACCTGATGGTTGGGACTACCGCAACTTCACTGTTGTGTCCTACACCGACTCGAGCATCACCTTCTCCATCGTCGATCCCGATGGCAAGGAGGGTTTCCCTGGTGAGGTTGTGTCTTACGTGACATACACCCTCGAGGGCATGGACTGGGATATCAAGATTGTCGCATTGGCTACCACCAAGAAGACTCCCATCATGTTGACCTCCCACACATACTGGAACCTCGATGGCTTCGCCAACAACGAGACAAACACTGTTTCTAACCACTCTCTCTACATGCCCTACAGTGGCCAGCGCATGGACGTTGACAACATTCTTATTCCCACCGGCGATATCATTGCCAACAAGAAGGGGTCTGCCAATGATTTCTGGAGCAAGAGAAAGATGATTGGCGATCAAGAGAACAACGAGGAGCTGAAGAACAACTGTGGATTCAACTGTACCGGATATG ACAACTGCTACACCGTTAACCGTGGTCAGCTTGGCAACTACGACTGGCGCACTGAGGGCCCTGTCGCAAGCCTTGCCTCTTCTTGGTCTGGCATCCAAGTCGACATCTACTCGGACCAAGATGCCTTCCAGTTCTACAGCTGCACGCAACAAAAGGGTGACTTCCCTCTGAAGCGTACTCAGGGTCTCAAGGACAACAAGGACTTCCCTCGAACTATTCCCAAATACGGATGTGTTGTTCTTGAGGTTCAGGACTACATTGATGGCATCAACCACCCTGAGTGGATGCGTGATGAGAAGCAATTCTTCGAGCCTGGTGGTGATCCTTATGTTCTCCAGGCTAGATACACTTTCAGTCTGAAGGGTGGCGAGGAATAG
- a CDS encoding hypothetical protein (CAZy:GH128), which produces MRQSLFYQFLYLSGAVQGIDLSSKRGLAFHGDDHESDNNLLTSNNSEIAWYYTWSLWPSQQIGSSLPFIPLIHGLDDASDSELSKRLNSLPDSSTHLLTFNEPDGETDTGGSSISPKDAAKSYMENIVPLRDAKREWSISHPSVTGSPRGLEWLRDFNESCYDIDDKGCPTDFIAVHWYGDAVGLDNWLNSLREFYNETAPDAPFWITEMALPQEDEEATFAMMNETLPNLDSRDDVQAYAWFGAFRTNDANEWTGKSVSLFNSDGGLTKIGAEYLGGEEKGFEEGMSEGVLRMPSRSLLGVAMLAAAVCLW; this is translated from the coding sequence ATGCGTCAGTCACTTTTCTATCAATTTTTATATCTCTCTGGAGCAGTCCAAGGGATAGATCTATCATCCAAACGAGGTCTAGCATTTCATGGAGATGATCACGAGTCAGACAATAACCTTCTCACCTCAAATAACTCGGAAATCGCATGGTATTATACATGGTCACTCTGGCCATCACAACAAATCGGAAGCTCTCTACCATTCATTCCTTTAATCCACGGCCTCGACGATGCATCAGATTCAGAACTCTCAAAGCGTTTAAACAGTCTTCCCGACTCGTCAACTCACCTTCTCACCTTTAACGAACCAGACGGTGAAACCGACACTGGAGGAAGTTCCATTTCACCCAAAGATGCAGCAAAGTCTTATATGGAAAACATCGTTCCATTGAGAGATGCAAAGCGTGAATGGTCGATAAGCCATCCCAGTGTTACCGGTTCGCCACGGGGTTTGGAGTGGCTGCGCGATTTTAACGAATCATGCTACGATATCGACGACAAGGGTTGTCCTACGGATTTCATCGCTGTGCATTGGTATGGTGACGCTGTGGGCCTGGACAACTGGCTCAACAGTCTTCGTGAGTTCTACAACGAGACTGCACCCGATGCGCCATTCTGGATTACCGAAATGGCTCTTCcgcaagaagatgaagaagcaaCCTTTGCCATGATGAACGAGACTCTGCCCAATTTGGACAGTAGAGATGATGTCCAGGCGTATGCGTGGTTTGGGGCATTTAGAACAAACGATGCCAACGAATGGACCGGAAAGAGTGTTTCACTTTTTAATAGTGACGGAGGCCTGACCAAAATCGGTGCTGAATACTTGGGCGGTGAAGAGAAGGGTTTTGAAGAGGGCATGTCAGAAGGTGTTTTGAGAATGCCTTCAAGGAGTCTTTTGGGAGTTGCAATGCTTGCAGCGGCAGTTTGTTTATGGTGA